The following are encoded together in the Actinoplanes sp. N902-109 genome:
- the ahcY gene encoding adenosylhomocysteinase: MSERLQKINGLDFAVADLSLAKAGRHQMRLAEHEMPGLMSIREEFKAAQPLAGARIAGSLHMTIQTAVLIETLTALGAEVRWVSCNIFSTQDEAAAAVVVGTEGTAEAPQGVSVFAWKGETLEEYWWCTEQLFDFGDGRGPNMILDDGGDATLLVHKGVEFEAAGAVPATTAEDNHEYSIILDTLRRSLASDNQRFTKIAAEIRGVTEETTTGVARLYKFAKTGDLLFPAINVNDSVTKSKFDNKYGIRHSLVDGLNRATDVMIGGKLAVVCGYGDVGKGSAETLRGQGARVVVTEVDPICALQAAMDGMQVVRIEDVVAEADIFITTTGGTDIITPEHMAKMKHNAIVGNVGHFDDEIDMAGLAKVPGIEKVEVKPQVHEWRFPDGHAVIVLSEGRLMNLGNATGHPSFVMSNSFTNQVIAQIELWTKPGEYDKQVYVLPKHLDEKVARLHLDALGVRLTELTKKQAEYLGVSVEGPFKPDHYRY; the protein is encoded by the coding sequence ATGTCCGAACGACTGCAGAAGATCAACGGCCTTGACTTCGCCGTTGCCGACCTGAGCCTGGCCAAGGCCGGTCGCCACCAGATGCGGCTCGCCGAGCACGAGATGCCCGGCCTGATGAGCATCCGCGAGGAGTTCAAGGCGGCCCAGCCGCTGGCCGGCGCGCGCATCGCGGGCTCGCTGCACATGACGATCCAGACCGCCGTGCTGATCGAGACGCTGACCGCGCTCGGCGCCGAGGTCCGCTGGGTCTCCTGCAACATCTTCTCGACCCAGGACGAGGCCGCCGCGGCGGTCGTCGTCGGCACCGAGGGCACCGCCGAGGCGCCCCAGGGCGTCTCCGTGTTCGCCTGGAAGGGCGAGACGCTGGAGGAGTACTGGTGGTGCACCGAGCAGCTGTTCGACTTCGGTGACGGCCGCGGCCCCAACATGATCCTCGACGACGGCGGCGACGCCACCCTGCTCGTGCACAAGGGCGTCGAGTTCGAGGCGGCCGGCGCGGTCCCCGCGACCACCGCCGAGGACAACCACGAGTACTCGATCATCCTCGACACGCTGCGCCGCAGCCTGGCGTCGGACAACCAGCGGTTCACCAAGATCGCCGCTGAGATCCGGGGCGTCACCGAGGAGACCACCACCGGCGTGGCCCGCCTCTACAAGTTCGCCAAGACCGGCGACCTGCTCTTCCCGGCGATCAACGTCAACGACTCGGTCACCAAGAGCAAGTTCGACAACAAGTACGGCATCCGCCACTCGCTGGTCGACGGTCTCAACCGCGCCACCGACGTCATGATCGGCGGCAAGCTCGCCGTCGTCTGCGGCTACGGCGACGTCGGCAAGGGCTCGGCCGAGACGCTCCGCGGCCAGGGCGCCCGCGTCGTCGTCACCGAGGTCGACCCGATCTGCGCCCTGCAGGCCGCCATGGACGGCATGCAGGTGGTCCGGATCGAGGACGTCGTCGCCGAGGCCGACATCTTCATCACCACCACCGGCGGCACCGACATCATCACGCCGGAACACATGGCGAAGATGAAGCACAACGCCATCGTCGGCAACGTCGGCCACTTCGACGACGAGATCGACATGGCCGGCCTGGCCAAGGTCCCCGGCATCGAAAAGGTCGAGGTCAAGCCGCAGGTCCACGAGTGGCGCTTCCCGGACGGCCACGCCGTCATCGTGCTCTCCGAGGGCCGCCTGATGAACCTGGGCAACGCCACCGGCCACCCCAGCTTCGTCATGTCCAACTCGTTCACCAACCAGGTCATCGCCCAGATCGAACTCTGGACGAAGCCCGGCGAGTACGACAAGCAGGTCTACGTCCTGCCGAAGCACCTCGACGAGAAGGTCGCCCGCCTGCACCTCGACGCGCTGGGTGTCCGCCTCACCGAGCTGACCAAGAAGCAGGCCGAGTACCTCGGCGTGTCGGTCGAGGGCCCGTTCAAGCCGGACCACTACCGCTACTGA
- a CDS encoding DUF6082 family protein encodes MATKGRRMPRFRAWRRLRPWLLLIGVSAGVMVVVWSPLIMYKLLGEALPWKDLADVGEAYGGASAILSAAALSGIGFSLVLQARQARQELLSFDKQRHFDLIKLALDNPEFFEVLDTGHVQTAQDRQKVYANLVMNYWFVMWELGEIDEAELRSLAGNMFESAVSRKWWQLQEAAWITVGTHRRRRFMTVVTDERLAAERRAVHRSETDEQRPPPGRPARRPKKAWASALSIALIGAALAGHLHRDRMAKRDPASRP; translated from the coding sequence ATGGCGACGAAGGGCCGCCGGATGCCGAGATTCCGGGCGTGGCGCCGACTTCGTCCGTGGCTTCTGCTCATCGGTGTCAGCGCCGGCGTCATGGTCGTTGTCTGGTCACCGCTGATCATGTATAAGCTTCTGGGAGAAGCTTTGCCCTGGAAGGATCTCGCCGACGTCGGTGAGGCCTACGGCGGCGCATCAGCGATTCTGTCGGCAGCCGCCCTGTCCGGCATCGGCTTCTCGCTCGTCCTGCAAGCCCGACAGGCGCGCCAAGAATTGCTGAGCTTCGACAAGCAGCGACATTTCGACCTCATCAAGCTTGCCCTCGACAATCCCGAATTCTTCGAGGTGCTCGATACTGGCCACGTCCAGACTGCCCAGGATCGCCAGAAGGTGTATGCCAACCTGGTCATGAACTATTGGTTCGTCATGTGGGAACTCGGTGAGATCGACGAAGCGGAGTTGCGCAGCCTGGCCGGCAACATGTTCGAGAGCGCAGTGTCACGCAAGTGGTGGCAACTACAGGAAGCCGCTTGGATCACCGTGGGCACCCACCGACGGCGCCGCTTCATGACCGTGGTGACCGATGAACGCCTGGCAGCAGAGCGCCGAGCCGTTCATCGCAGTGAGACCGACGAGCAACGGCCGCCGCCCGGAAGACCCGCGCGACGGCCGAAAAAAGCTTGGGCGTCAGCTCTGTCCATCGCTCTGATCGGTGCAGCATTGGCCGGCCACCTCCATCGCGACCGCATGGCTAAGCGAGATCCAGCTTCCCGTCCTTGA
- a CDS encoding YciI family protein, which yields MKFMMFVCTDTEPETDESQLPDIEQWVEQNDAAGRRLTGDQLVPPASATTVRVRGGELLLTDGPFAETKEVIVGFDLLECADLDEAIEVARAHPMAYAGRLELRPYHQQ from the coding sequence ATGAAGTTCATGATGTTCGTCTGCACGGACACCGAGCCGGAGACCGACGAGTCGCAGCTGCCCGACATCGAGCAGTGGGTCGAGCAGAACGACGCCGCTGGTCGCAGGCTCACCGGCGACCAGCTGGTGCCGCCCGCATCCGCCACCACGGTCCGGGTGCGCGGCGGTGAGCTGCTGCTCACCGATGGCCCGTTCGCCGAGACCAAGGAGGTGATCGTGGGCTTCGACCTGCTGGAGTGCGCGGATCTGGACGAGGCGATCGAGGTGGCCCGCGCCCACCCGATGGCCTACGCCGGGCGGCTCGAACTGCGGCCGTACCACCAGCAGTGA
- a CDS encoding DUF397 domain-containing protein, giving the protein MHGNFGSEELRWRKSRRSALQSNCVEIAHGRDGSVHLRDSKDPHGGILTLTSAGFSAFLSDVKDGKLDLA; this is encoded by the coding sequence ATGCACGGGAACTTCGGATCCGAGGAGTTGCGGTGGCGTAAGAGCAGGCGATCCGCGCTCCAATCCAACTGTGTCGAGATCGCTCACGGCAGAGATGGATCGGTCCACCTTCGGGATTCGAAGGACCCGCACGGAGGCATCCTCACGCTGACGTCGGCTGGGTTTTCGGCATTCTTGTCGGACGTCAAGGACGGGAAGCTGGATCTCGCTTAG
- a CDS encoding RNA polymerase sigma factor, protein MTVPEAVARASRDSYARIVATLIRVTGDWDLAEDCAQEALAVALEKWPAAGVPENPGAWLLTVARNRALDVLRRASLERRKLDELARLPLDPPPPAHDDRLRLIFTCCHPALALEARVALTLRTVAGLPTAAIARAFLVTEQTMTRRLTRAKTRIAQAGIPYRVPSGAALGERLAGVLGVLYLLFNRGYEADGDPAFATEAIRLTRLLARLMPAEPEVAGLLALCLVQHSRRNARRDAEGRLRPLAEQDRTRWDHAMIAEGVALLPPPEGTYALQAHIAACHVRRTTDWARIAGLYDRLVAVVPSPVVRLNRAVAHGYGHSAATGLALLAAARADGGLDGYPYALAAEADLTALAGDRARAVELFEAAAAVARSPAEAQALLRRAETLCRQA, encoded by the coding sequence GTGACGGTTCCGGAGGCGGTCGCGCGGGCGAGCCGGGATTCGTACGCGCGGATCGTGGCCACGCTGATCCGGGTGACCGGCGACTGGGACCTGGCCGAGGATTGCGCGCAGGAGGCTCTCGCCGTCGCACTGGAGAAATGGCCGGCCGCGGGCGTACCGGAGAATCCCGGGGCGTGGCTGTTGACCGTGGCCCGCAACCGGGCGCTGGACGTGCTGCGCCGGGCCAGTCTGGAACGCCGCAAACTCGACGAGCTGGCCCGGCTGCCGCTGGATCCACCGCCGCCCGCCCACGACGACCGCCTCCGGCTCATCTTCACCTGCTGTCATCCCGCCCTGGCGCTGGAAGCCCGGGTCGCTCTGACGTTGCGGACGGTGGCGGGTCTGCCCACGGCGGCGATCGCCCGCGCGTTCCTGGTCACCGAGCAGACGATGACCCGCCGGCTCACCCGGGCCAAGACCAGGATCGCCCAGGCCGGCATCCCGTACCGGGTTCCCTCCGGCGCCGCGCTGGGCGAACGGCTCGCTGGGGTGCTCGGCGTGCTCTACCTGTTGTTCAACCGCGGCTACGAGGCGGACGGCGATCCGGCGTTCGCCACCGAGGCGATCCGCCTGACCCGGTTGCTGGCCCGGCTGATGCCCGCGGAACCCGAGGTCGCCGGGCTGCTTGCGCTGTGCCTGGTGCAGCACTCGCGGCGCAACGCCCGTCGCGACGCCGAGGGCCGGCTGCGTCCGCTCGCCGAGCAGGACCGCACCCGCTGGGACCACGCGATGATCGCCGAGGGCGTCGCGCTGCTGCCGCCGCCCGAGGGCACTTATGCCCTGCAGGCGCACATCGCCGCCTGCCACGTCCGCCGGACCACCGACTGGGCGCGCATCGCCGGCCTGTACGACCGGTTGGTGGCCGTCGTTCCCTCACCCGTCGTGCGGCTCAACCGGGCGGTCGCGCACGGGTACGGGCACAGCGCCGCCACGGGCCTGGCCCTGCTGGCCGCCGCCCGGGCCGACGGTGGGCTGGACGGCTACCCGTACGCCCTCGCCGCCGAGGCCGATCTGACCGCGCTGGCGGGTGACCGCGCACGCGCCGTCGAGCTGTTCGAGGCGGCTGCCGCAGTGGCCCGCTCACCTGCCGAGGCGCAGGCCCTGCTGCGCCGCGCTGAGACGCTCTGCCGTCAGGCCTGA
- a CDS encoding glycoside hydrolase family 3 C-terminal domain-containing protein produces the protein MRLARIALAVVLGCGVLAAVGGPEDQLAPAQRAEALLQRMTRDEKLTLLHGGSACGYVGCVDGIERLGIPALHLQDGPAGVGGGLTGVTQLPAPVAAAAAWDPGVLSSYGKVLGAEHRGKGSDVVLAPTVNIVRDPRWGRAFESLGEDPYLTGRSAAAEIEAIQAEGPMAQVKHYAVYNQETARNTPAGNATIDERTLHEIYLPAFEDAVAAGVDSVMCGYNPVNGVFPCENGDLQNRILRDQLGFPGFITSDWDATHSTVASALNGLDMEMPDAQYFGPPLTASGLDVDEHVRRILTAMFRRGLFDHPSTGSLTAPVTSVSHAKTAREIAEQGMVLLKNDGDVLPIGGGVHSIAVIGNGGDAGVLSQGGGSATVSAPYVISPYQGLKERGGPVTYQPGTARADGALPTVPLTLTGSVFPNTALSGPAIATRTDAGLDGTWRGGDPGTGIASDWSARWTGTLIPPTTGTYTFSLTNTDGARLTIGDKLLIDNGWTERSLRTTSRSIYLTGGQPVPVTLTFAQYTGNAAVSLGWTRPGQNLHDDAVRAAASADLAVVVVGRFSTEGADLSDLDLPAAQNALVTDVAAANPNTVVIVNSGSAITMPWASRVRGIVEAWYPGQEYGHALADLLHGDANFSAKLPVTFPRALSDAPAFAPARWPGGRYSEGLQVGYRWYDARGIEPLFPFGYGLSYTTFKYSDLKLSGATVSFTLTNTGPRAGAEVAQVYVQQPAATGEPIRNLRGFTKLTLQPGQSQRVTIELDARSFQHWTGTWTTSPGTYTISVGSSSRDLPLAASMSRP, from the coding sequence ATGCGGCTGGCGCGGATAGCGCTCGCGGTCGTGCTCGGCTGCGGCGTGCTGGCGGCGGTGGGCGGCCCGGAGGACCAGCTGGCCCCCGCGCAACGGGCCGAGGCGTTGCTGCAGCGGATGACCCGCGACGAGAAGCTGACGCTGCTGCACGGCGGGTCGGCCTGCGGGTACGTGGGCTGCGTCGACGGCATCGAGCGGCTGGGCATCCCGGCGCTGCACCTGCAGGACGGGCCGGCCGGGGTGGGTGGCGGGCTCACCGGGGTGACGCAACTTCCGGCCCCGGTGGCTGCTGCGGCCGCGTGGGATCCGGGCGTGCTCAGCTCGTACGGGAAAGTACTGGGCGCGGAGCACCGGGGCAAGGGGTCGGACGTGGTCCTGGCACCGACGGTCAACATCGTGCGCGACCCCCGCTGGGGCCGGGCCTTCGAGTCGCTGGGGGAGGACCCCTACCTGACCGGCCGCTCGGCCGCGGCCGAGATCGAGGCGATCCAGGCGGAGGGCCCGATGGCGCAGGTCAAGCACTATGCGGTCTACAACCAGGAGACCGCGCGCAACACCCCGGCAGGCAACGCCACGATCGACGAGCGCACGCTGCACGAGATCTACCTGCCGGCGTTCGAGGACGCGGTCGCGGCCGGCGTGGACTCGGTGATGTGCGGCTACAACCCGGTGAACGGCGTCTTCCCGTGCGAGAACGGTGACCTGCAGAATCGCATCCTGCGCGACCAGCTGGGCTTCCCGGGCTTCATCACCTCCGACTGGGACGCCACCCATTCGACCGTGGCATCGGCGCTCAACGGCCTCGACATGGAGATGCCGGACGCGCAGTACTTCGGCCCACCGTTGACGGCTTCCGGGCTCGACGTGGACGAGCACGTCCGGCGCATCCTGACCGCCATGTTCCGGCGGGGCCTGTTCGATCACCCCTCGACCGGTTCGCTGACCGCACCGGTGACTTCCGTCTCGCACGCGAAAACCGCCCGGGAGATCGCCGAGCAGGGCATGGTGCTGCTCAAGAACGACGGCGACGTGCTGCCGATCGGCGGGGGAGTGCACTCCATCGCGGTGATCGGCAACGGCGGGGATGCCGGCGTGCTGAGCCAGGGCGGCGGCAGCGCCACTGTTTCGGCGCCGTACGTGATCTCGCCCTATCAGGGCCTGAAGGAACGCGGCGGCCCGGTCACCTATCAACCGGGCACCGCCCGCGCCGACGGCGCCCTGCCCACCGTGCCGCTGACCCTGACCGGTTCGGTGTTCCCGAACACCGCGCTGAGCGGTCCCGCCATTGCCACCCGTACGGACGCCGGGCTCGATGGCACCTGGCGCGGCGGCGACCCCGGCACCGGCATCGCCTCGGACTGGTCGGCCCGCTGGACCGGCACCCTGATCCCGCCGACCACGGGAACGTACACGTTCTCGCTGACGAACACCGACGGCGCCCGGCTGACCATCGGCGACAAGCTGCTGATCGACAACGGCTGGACAGAACGCAGCCTGCGCACCACCTCCCGCAGCATCTATCTAACCGGCGGCCAACCGGTGCCCGTCACCCTGACATTTGCCCAGTACACCGGCAACGCGGCCGTCAGCCTCGGCTGGACCCGGCCCGGCCAGAACCTGCACGACGACGCGGTGCGGGCAGCGGCCTCAGCGGACCTGGCGGTGGTGGTGGTCGGCCGCTTCAGCACCGAAGGCGCGGATCTGTCGGACCTCGACCTGCCCGCCGCCCAGAACGCCCTGGTCACGGATGTGGCGGCGGCCAACCCGAACACGGTGGTGATCGTCAACAGCGGCTCGGCGATCACCATGCCGTGGGCTTCGCGCGTACGGGGAATCGTGGAAGCCTGGTACCCCGGTCAGGAGTACGGACACGCCCTGGCCGATTTGCTCCACGGCGACGCGAACTTCTCCGCCAAACTCCCGGTGACCTTCCCCCGCGCACTGTCCGACGCCCCGGCTTTTGCCCCGGCGCGCTGGCCGGGCGGTCGCTATTCGGAGGGCTTACAGGTCGGCTATCGCTGGTACGACGCCCGGGGCATCGAGCCGCTCTTCCCTTTCGGCTACGGCCTGTCCTACACCACGTTCAAATACTCCGACCTCAAGCTTTCCGGCGCGACCGTCTCCTTCACCCTCACCAACACCGGCCCCCGCGCCGGCGCCGAGGTGGCCCAGGTCTACGTCCAGCAACCCGCCGCAACGGGCGAGCCGATCCGCAACCTGCGCGGCTTCACCAAACTCACCCTCCAGCCCGGCCAATCCCAGCGGGTGACGATCGAGTTGGACGCGCGCAGCTTCCAGCACTGGACGGGCACGTGGACGACCAGCCCGGGCACGTACACGATCAGCGTCGGCTCATCCTCCCGAGACCTCCCGCTGGCTGCCTCCATGTCGCGTCCCTAA
- a CDS encoding LacI family DNA-binding transcriptional regulator: protein MRHPYRIREIAAQSGLSPATVDRVLHRRGGVRAGTVREVEQAIADLDRQQSQLRVAGRTFMVDVVVQSPTRFTTAVRAVLEAELPVLRPAVLRCRFHFLDSAAPGDLPAVLDKVARVGSHGVILKAPELPETVAAVARLVQQGIPVVTFVTDLPTSARSAYVGIDNRSAGATAAYLIQEWLAGQPGDVLVVRGRSSFRGEDEREMGFRSEMRAHGKARRLLEVVDDEGRADTVHTGTRAVLAVNRQVRAVYSMYAGAGGNAAVIDAFDSEQRRYDVFVAHDLDGENTTLLRNRRLSAVLHHDLHQDLRRACHAVLRAQGALPGPVRSYPSAVQVITPHNAPAEAVR from the coding sequence ATGAGACATCCCTATCGCATCCGTGAGATCGCTGCCCAGAGCGGTCTCAGCCCGGCCACCGTCGACCGGGTCCTGCATCGCCGGGGCGGTGTCCGGGCGGGCACCGTACGCGAGGTGGAACAGGCCATCGCCGACCTCGACCGCCAGCAGTCCCAGCTGCGGGTGGCCGGTCGCACGTTCATGGTCGACGTGGTTGTGCAGTCCCCGACCCGGTTCACCACGGCGGTGCGAGCTGTGCTGGAGGCGGAACTGCCCGTGCTGCGGCCGGCGGTGCTGCGCTGCCGGTTCCACTTCCTGGACAGCGCCGCGCCGGGGGACCTGCCGGCCGTGCTGGACAAGGTGGCCCGGGTCGGCTCGCACGGGGTGATTCTCAAGGCGCCCGAGCTGCCCGAGACGGTGGCGGCCGTGGCCCGGCTCGTCCAGCAGGGGATTCCCGTGGTGACCTTCGTGACGGATCTGCCGACCAGCGCCCGGTCCGCGTACGTGGGGATCGACAACCGCTCGGCCGGCGCCACCGCGGCGTACCTGATCCAGGAATGGCTCGCCGGGCAGCCGGGTGACGTGCTCGTCGTCCGCGGGCGCAGCTCGTTCCGCGGCGAGGACGAGCGCGAGATGGGTTTCCGCTCGGAGATGCGCGCGCACGGCAAAGCGCGGCGGCTGCTCGAGGTGGTCGACGACGAGGGCCGGGCCGACACCGTCCACACCGGAACCCGGGCGGTGCTGGCAGTGAACCGGCAGGTCCGGGCGGTCTACTCGATGTACGCGGGGGCGGGCGGCAACGCGGCGGTGATCGACGCCTTCGACAGCGAGCAGCGCCGCTACGACGTCTTCGTCGCGCACGACCTCGACGGCGAGAACACGACGCTGCTGCGCAACCGGCGGTTGTCGGCGGTGCTGCACCACGATCTGCACCAGGATCTGCGCCGCGCCTGTCACGCTGTGCTGCGGGCACAGGGCGCACTGCCGGGGCCCGTCCGGTCGTACCCGTCGGCGGTCCAGGTCATCACCCCGCACAACGCACCCGCCGAAGCTGTCCGATGA
- a CDS encoding Na+/H+ antiporter gives MSVETTLLFILAGVAVVVAIRWVANRSGLPAAALLTLIGILYAVLPGPNIELEPEIVLTLILPPLLYNAALDSSLLDIRRNLRTVISLSVVLVLVTALLIGAGFHFLVAGATMAAGVALGAAVAPPDPVAALAVGKKVGLPRNLITLVQGEGLLNDATALTLLSVAVSAAVGGHFSFATTVGEFVLSAAGGVIAGIIVAYAVRASRPIQRDPLIANAISLATPFVAYVLAEQVHVSGVLAVVVAGLIVGHDTPRLGSGASRLQVSAVWRLVDFLLEGLVFLLIGQQLPWVIEGLSEYKTSTIVGAVAISVGITLLLRPLFLYVTQLLPLSMHTRLGGDPNSEKNSARREQALDGREITALSWAGTRGVITLAAVFTIPTETRAHLPFPDRDLLLFCAFAVVLVTLVGQGLTFAPLVRRLGLRANENDDARERNEARSASAQAALDRLDEIDQDPHDDVEDHAIESMRKQLGTRLERYRRRIDLLDQAESDELPVSPQYEAALRVRRSVIDAQRDELLRWRDAGQLTDEGLRILERELDHEERLLPDRR, from the coding sequence GTGAGTGTCGAGACGACGTTGTTGTTCATCCTCGCGGGTGTGGCGGTGGTGGTGGCGATCCGCTGGGTCGCCAACCGCTCCGGTCTGCCCGCCGCCGCCCTTCTGACCCTCATCGGGATCCTGTACGCCGTGCTGCCGGGTCCCAACATCGAGCTGGAACCCGAGATAGTCCTGACGCTGATCCTCCCGCCACTGCTCTACAACGCGGCCCTGGACTCGTCGCTGCTGGACATCCGGCGCAACCTCCGTACCGTTATCAGCCTTTCCGTGGTTCTTGTCCTGGTCACCGCCCTACTGATCGGGGCGGGTTTCCACTTCCTCGTCGCCGGGGCCACGATGGCCGCCGGTGTCGCGCTGGGGGCCGCGGTCGCCCCGCCGGACCCGGTCGCGGCGCTCGCGGTGGGCAAGAAGGTGGGCCTGCCGCGCAACCTCATCACCTTGGTCCAGGGCGAGGGCCTGCTCAACGATGCGACCGCGCTGACCCTGCTCAGCGTGGCGGTGTCGGCGGCGGTCGGCGGCCACTTCTCGTTCGCGACCACGGTGGGCGAGTTCGTGCTGTCGGCGGCCGGCGGGGTCATCGCGGGCATCATCGTCGCCTACGCCGTGCGCGCGTCCCGGCCGATCCAGCGGGACCCGCTGATCGCCAACGCCATCTCGCTGGCGACGCCGTTCGTGGCGTACGTGCTGGCCGAGCAGGTGCACGTGTCCGGGGTGCTGGCGGTGGTCGTCGCGGGCCTGATCGTCGGGCACGACACCCCGCGGCTGGGCTCGGGCGCGAGCCGGTTGCAGGTCAGCGCGGTGTGGCGGCTGGTGGACTTCCTGCTGGAGGGCCTGGTCTTCCTGCTCATCGGCCAGCAGCTGCCCTGGGTGATCGAGGGACTGTCGGAGTACAAGACGTCGACCATCGTCGGCGCGGTGGCCATCTCGGTCGGGATCACCCTGCTGCTGCGTCCCCTGTTCCTGTATGTGACCCAGCTGCTGCCGCTCTCGATGCATACCCGGCTGGGCGGCGACCCGAACTCGGAGAAGAACTCGGCCCGGCGCGAACAGGCCCTCGACGGCCGGGAGATCACGGCGCTGAGCTGGGCCGGCACCCGGGGGGTGATCACCCTGGCCGCGGTGTTCACCATCCCCACCGAGACCCGGGCGCACCTGCCCTTCCCCGACCGGGACCTGCTGCTGTTCTGCGCCTTCGCGGTGGTGCTGGTGACCCTGGTCGGGCAGGGGCTCACGTTCGCGCCGCTGGTCCGCCGGCTGGGCCTGCGCGCCAACGAGAACGACGACGCCCGGGAGCGCAACGAGGCCCGCTCGGCGTCGGCGCAGGCGGCACTGGACCGGTTGGACGAGATCGACCAGGATCCGCACGACGACGTCGAGGACCACGCCATCGAGTCGATGCGCAAGCAGCTCGGGACGCGGCTGGAACGCTACCGCCGCCGGATCGACCTGCTGGACCAGGCCGAGTCGGACGAGCTGCCGGTCTCCCCGCAGTACGAGGCCGCGCTGCGGGTACGCCGCTCGGTGATCGACGCCCAGCGCGACGAGCTGCTGCGCTGGCGCGACGCCGGCCAGCTCACCGACGAGGGCCTGCGCATCCTGGAACGCGAGCTCGACCACGAGGAACGGCTGCTTCCCGACCGCCGTTAG